The DNA segment TTAGGTTGATAAAATTTACAAAAAAAAGACTATTGACGCTATAAAAAATATGATTAATGTTAAAAGTAGTCCTGCTTAAAACACTATATAAGCATCAATAATTCAGGAGGAATTTCCGATGATGATGATGATGACTGAAACCATGACCACCGAAATGCAAAACTGCATGAACGCTTGCATGGAATGTCATAAAATGTGCATGGAAACCATGACTTACTGCATGAGCAAAGGCGGTAAGCAAATGAATATGAGCATGATGGGGATGATGCGCGACTGCTCAGAAATGTGCATGATGTGCATGAACATGATGATGGGCGGTTCTGAGTTCATGGGACGGACTTGTATGCTTTGTG comes from the Nodularia sp. NIES-3585 genome and includes:
- a CDS encoding four-helix bundle copper-binding protein — protein: MMMMMTETMTTEMQNCMNACMECHKMCMETMTYCMSKGGKQMNMSMMGMMRDCSEMCMMCMNMMMGGSEFMGRTCMLCAEMCDRCAAACEQMSQDQKMMQCAASCRKCAEACRTMQMMPA